Proteins found in one Strigops habroptila isolate Jane chromosome 21, bStrHab1.2.pri, whole genome shotgun sequence genomic segment:
- the ARID5A gene encoding AT-rich interactive domain-containing protein 5A isoform X1 — MLWEAATGVLRCCLSFPFQLPSHHRVPQEASVPRDGSEQEKPMEEATSSGEKEKEEEEAFLISLYKFMKDRHTPIERIPHLGFKQINLWKIYKAVEKLGAYELVTGRRLWKNVYDELGGSPGSTSAATCTRRHYERLVLPYVRHLKGEDDKPLPPSKPRKQYKVSKGTETCEKGKRSKKEKGREQMPPDKAKPEAAAGAEDAERGRVAEGCSSPVVLSPSGGCPDPCRTHSETYKRLFSSFYSKGNHPIMSPLAKKKLLAQVSKAESLHCPKRHCPDGDTGASPKPPATSSHLNEQRSPEPAGAQDTAPGIRSEVGPITSTSHSGKDSQPCPRAEDGGPAPAVFTGCFHAYRSEVLQPGSCPPLWGCFSSLKDFLEPPSSFPPRPKEQEQPQDLRSKAGQPWSGDSQQVATVKGCWVPPSAGFTPMRGKHSREEEEEEAAFGPSVKSQAVSPFIKEGDGRDTGRQQGLAKPKAVVAGPGYAAPLPQAPDAYKGVMLHFPASFGNPLEHLKTQGVPVAPSLSLNPFVIPAFPSPLVATSDLCTGPRHYPASYESSLRHRHYPAATWQSQPPYTPRHVPAFHRHTKL, encoded by the exons ATGCTTTGGGAAGCAGCCACAGGGGTGCTTCGatgctgcctcagtttccccttccAGCTCCCTTCTCACCACCGTGTCCCACAGGAGGCTTCGGTCCCCCGGGATGGCTCCGAGCAGGAGAAGCCGATGGAAGAAGCAACAAGCagtggggagaaggagaaggaggaggaggaagcctTCCTCATCAGCCTCTACAAGTTCATGAAGGACCGACATACACCCATCGAGAGGATCCCCCACCTCGGCTTCAAGCAGA TTAACCTCTGGAAGATCTACAAAGCCGTGGAGAAGCTGGGAGCCTACGAGCTG GTGACGGGGCGACGGCTCTGGAAGAACGTCTACGATGAGCTCGGGGGCAGCCCCGGCAGCACCAGCGCTGCCACCTGCACCCGGCGCCACTACGAGAG gCTGGTCCTCCCGTACGTGCGGCATCTCAAGGGGGAGGATGACAAACCTCTGCCCCCCAGCAAGCCCCGCAAGCAGTACAAGGTCTCCAAGGGCACCGAGACGTGCGAGAAGGGCAAGAGGAGCAAGAAGGAGAAGGGCCGGGAGCAG atgCCTCCGGACAAGGCGAAGCCGGAGGCAGCAGCCGGCGCCGAGGATGCGGAACGGGGCCGGGTGGCAgagggatgctccagccccGTGGTCCTGAGCCCCTCGGGGGGGTGTCCTGACCCCTGCAGGACCCACAGCGAAACCTACAAGCGCCTTTTCTCCAGCTTCTACTCCAAAGGCAACCACCCCATCATGTCCCCGCTGGCCAAGAAGAAGCTGCTGGCTCAGGTGAGCAAGGCAGAGTCCTTGCACTGCCCAAAACGCCACTGCCCCGATGGTGACACTGGCGCCAGCCCCAAGCCCCCGGCCACCAGCTCCCACCTCAATGAGCAGAGGAGCCCGGAGCCAGCGGGAGCTCAGGATACAGCTCCCGGCATCAGGAGCGAGGTGGGACCCATCACCAGCACATCGCACAGTGGGAAGGACAGCCAGCCCTGCCCGCGGGCCGAGGACGGGGGCCCGGCGCCCGCTGTCTTCACCGGCTGCTTCCATGCGTACCGCAGCGAGGTGCTGCAGCCCGGCAGCTGCCCCCCGCTCTGGGGGTGTTTCTCCAGCTTGAAGGACTTTTTGGAGccaccttcctccttcccaccgCGACccaaggagcaggagcagccccaaGACCTGCGGAGCAAAGCGGGGCAGCCGTGGAGCGGTGACAGCCAGCAAGTGGCCACGGTCaaggggtgctgggtgccccCCAGCGCTGGCTTCACCCCCATGAGGGGCAAGCACAgccgggaggaggaggaggaggaggcagcctTTGGCCCCAGTGTGAAGTCACAGGCCGTGTCCCCCTTCATCAAGGAGGGTGATGGCAGGGACACGGGGCGCCAGCAAGGGCTGGCCAAGCCCAAGGCCGTGGTGGCCGGCCCTGGCTACGCCGCGCCGCTGCCGCAAGCCCCGGACGCTTACAAGGGAGTGATGCTGCATTTCCCAGCCAGCTTTGGGAACCCGCTGGAGCACCTCAAAACCCAGGGGGTGCCGGTGGCACCATCCCTCTCCCTCAATCCCTTCGTCATTCCCGCTTTTCCCAGCCCATTGGTGGCCACCTCTGACCTGTGCACCGGCCCCAGGCACTACCCGGCGTCCTACGAGAGCTCACTGCGGCACCGGCACTACCCGGCGGCGACGTGGCAAAGCCAACCCCCCTACACCCCCCGGCACGTACCGGCCTTCCACCGCCACACCAAGCTGTAG
- the LOC115618462 gene encoding serine/threonine-protein kinase 10-like, protein MAFLRRLFGFGEKKKPPKQHEHIRRDVDPEETWLVLGELGDGAFGKVFKAQNRVTGVLAAAKVIDAPSEEELEDHVVEIEILACCDHPNITKLLDAFYWDGRLWILVEFCPGGAMDAAILGLEKGLSEEQIRGACRQLLLALQYLHGCSIIHRDIKAGNILLTLDGDIKLADFGVSAKNSSTVQRRVSFIGTPYWMAPEVVQCEMSKESPYGYEADIWSLGITLIEMAEMEPPYHELNPLRVLLKITKSQPPTLRHPKRWSEDFKDFLRRSLEKSPEERWSATQLLQHPFVVGISDKRPLRELVAKARADVLEEKNEEEGPVLLLGGQEHGESSCPPAPGGPLDAVGRVSEELSTSSDVQMVAEPRTKKASDFLKQMRRRSSPEPRLSMRLPKRPPEFLQLMRRRSFFGGMKSQEAVKDQPWPELGGMEVTPLDAPPGTSVPAEAGGEAQGCQEEDTSPLGTHCNVAEIPSGPQQAGDLVGLQELKPEQVGPKAEQVGPKAEPQEETQHADTSPVTKTPMEGWLEAQPSPTSIPKRNTEEESSRGPTCTSLAQPAPMDGHWCRALAVGQLVAALDLWTTRTKAQSFTSLAEHQHRVTRSLQDLKPVAEPMDLGEQEVGRSEEEATDSAQPGVEASPSEGLVPAEAKLEEDVVQGCLVGDDKAAGDAARPGEGMLEGEELGTTSIACAGQGPAREEAQNSSSMEIPGPVEEEAEEKVGNSPGDKPGVGNGWKGQQEDDGELGEDRVKIAPGPEGPSKDGPGEEMGGLEARGEMPEPQEALGGHPKATKSVRFNAVLVRASSQAWAVWEVDPSITTKRGEEQSVEGQGPSVLPAAAQTLPGEAQEMQEPASLQVMVKEPPRFGVDGEDMRATTTRTIGKAGMRDEMMRSARRQELRELRVLQKEEQRARSRLEHKFHHQREQMFRHIEQEMMSKKEFYDREVESLERRHRQLKEQQELKYTVKLRDEAKRLKSLQEKGCGRRMQELKGDRREEQRFLQQQQEELNAALQKVVQEHKKKMLSIDWECISRIHSLRRARESVVWSMEQGHLQEKYQLFKQQVKEQHAMQRLQLRKRHEKEMERMNRFHQLLLEELRSQQAQEQARLLKSQRSTTKTRLALFKDNLKMQEAHGGKQREKAQQFVQQEERWQQLQQQQAENLAELEQMQSEKMHLLAEQERRQLGRLDQEHAMELSAWRQQLAARMEVLEEELGNALLELHGAHSSTKITHCYHLPS, encoded by the exons ATGGCTTTCCTCCGGAGACTCTTTGGCTTTGGGGAGAAGAAGAAGCCGCCGAAGCAGCACGAGCACATCAGGCGGGATGTGGACCCCGAGGAGAcctggctggtgctgggggagctgggtGACGGAGCCTTCGGCAAGGTCTTTAAG GCACAGAACAGGGTGACGGGGGTGCTGGCGGCCGCCAAGGTCATTGATGCCCCGAgcgaggaggagctggaggaccATGTGGTGGAGATCGAGATCCTGGCCTGCTGCGACCACCCCAACATCACCAAGCTCCTGGATGCGTTCTACTGGGATGGGCGGCTCTGG ATCCTGGTGGAGTTTTGTCCCGGAGGGGCCATGGATGCAGCAATTTTGG GGCTGGAGAAGGGGCTGAGCGAGGAGCAGATCCGAGGcgcctgcaggcagctcctgctggcgCTGCAGTACCTGCATGGCTGCAGCATCATCCACAGGGACATCAAGGCTGGCAACATCCTGCTCACCCTCGATGGGGACATCAAGCTGG ctgattTTGGGGTGTCGGCCAAGAACTCCAGCACCGTCCAGCGGCGCGTGTCCTTCATCGGCACCCCGTACTG GATGGCCCCGGAGGTGGTGCAGTGTGAGATGTCCAAGGAGAGCCCCTACGGCTACGAGGCTGACATCTGGTCACTGGGCATCACACTGATCGAGATGGCCGAGATGGAGCCCCCCTACCACGAGCTGAACCCCCTCCGGGTGCTGCTGAAGATCACCAAGTCCCAGCCACCCACCTTGAGGCACCCCAAGAGGTG GTCTGAAGACTTCAAGGACTTCCTGAGGAGATCCCTGGAGAAGAGCCCTGAGGAGCGGTGGTCGGccacccagctcctgcag CACCCCTTCGTGGTGGGCATCTCCGACAAGCGGCCACTCCGGGAGCTGGTGGCCAAGGCCAGGGCTGATGTGCTGGAGGAGAAGAATGAGGAGGAAGGTCCCGTCCTCTTG CTTGGGGGGCAGGAGCATGGAGAGTCCTCCTGCCCCCCAGCACCGGGCGGTCCATTGGATGCAGTGGGGAGAGTCAGTGAGGAGCTGAGCACCTCATCTGACGTCCAGATGGTGGCAGAGCCCCGGACCAAGAAAGCATCGGACTTCTTAAAGCAGATGAGGAGAAGGTCCTCGCCCGAGCCCAGGCTCTCCATGAGGCTCCCCAAGAGGCCACCCGAGTTCCTGCAGCTGATGCGCCGCAGGTCGTTCTTTGGAGGGATGAAATCCCAGGAGGCAGTGAAGGACCAGCCTTGGCCAGAGCTGGGTGGGATGGAGGTGACGCCACTGGATGCTCCTCCAGGGACATCAGtcccagcagaggcaggaggagaagctcAAGGGTGTCAAGAGGAGGACACCAGCCCTCTGGGGACTCACTGCAACGTGGCTGAGATCCCCTCAGGGCCACAGCAGGCAGGAGACCTTGTGGGGCTGCAAGAGCTGAAGCCAGAGCAGGTTGGACCCAAGGCAGAGCAGGTTGGGCCCAAGGCAGAGCCCCAGGAGGAAACCCAACATGCTGACACATCACCGGTGACCAAAACGCCCATGGAGGGGTGGCTTGAAGCCCAACCAAGCCCCACTTCCATCCCCAAAAGGAATACAGAAGAGGAGTCGAGCAGAGGCCCTACTTGTACCTCACTGGCCCAGCCTGCACCCATGGATGGGCACTGGTGCAGAGCCTTGGCCGTGGGGCAGCTGGTGGCAGCCCTGGACCTGTGGACCACGAGGACCAAGGCACAGAGCTTCAcgtcactggcagagcatcaGCACCGGGTTACTCGGTCATTGCAAGACCTGAAGCCCGTCGCTGAGCCCATGGACCTGGGCGAgcaggaggtggggaggagCGAGGAGGAAGCCACAGACAGTGCTCAACCTGGGGTGGAAGCTTCTCCCAGTGAAGGGCTGGTGCCAGCAGAAGCGAAACTGGAAGAGGATGTTGTCCAAGGGTGTTTAGTTGGAGACGATAAAGCAGCGGGAGATGCAGCCAGACCTGGGGAAGGGATGCTGGAAGGAGAAGAACTGGGGACAACCTCTATAGCGTGTGCAGGACAGGGACCTGCAAGGGAGGAGGCCCAGAATTCCTCTTCGATGGAGATCCCAGGGCCTGTtgaagaagaagcagaagagaaagtggGAAACAGCCCCGGGGACAAGCCAGGAGTTGGGAATGGCTGGAAGGGGCAGCAGGAAGATGATGGAGAGCTTGGAGAAGACAGGGTGAAAATTGCTCCAGGTCCTGAAGGACCATCAAAGGATGGACCTGGAGAGGAGATGGGTGGTTTGGAGGCTCGTGGAGAGATGCCAGAGCCCCAGGAGGCCCTTGGTGGACATCCAAAGGCCACAAAAAGCGTGAGGTTCAATGCTGTCCTTGTCCGTGCCTCTTCCCAGGCATGGGCAGTGTGGGAAGTGGATCCATCCATCACAACAAAGCGTGGAGAGGAGCAGTCTGTGGAGGGACAAGGTCCAAGtgtcctccctgcagcagcacagacttTGCCTGGGGAAGCCCAGGAG ATGCAGGAACCTGCCTCGCTCCAAGTGATGGTCAAGGAACCCCCCAGGTTTGGGGTGGATGGGGAGGACATGAGAGCAACGACCACCAGAACCATCGGCAAGGCTGGGATGAGAGATGAGATGATGCGCTCTGCTCG GCGCCAGGAGCTCCGTGAGCTGCGGgtgctgcagaaggaggagCAGCGAGCTCGGAGCCGGCTGGAGCACAAGTTCCACCACCAGCGGGAGCAGATGTTCCGCCACATCGAGCAGGAGATGATG AGCAAGAAGGAGTTCTATGACCGGGAGGTGGAGAGCTTGGAGCGGCGCCACCGGcagctgaaggagcagcaggagctcaaGTACACGGTGAAGCTGCGTGATGAGGCCAAACGCCTCAAGTCCCTCCAGGAGAAGGGCTGTGGGAGGAggatgcaggagctgaaggGTGATAGGAGAGAG GAGCAGCggttcctgcagcagcagcaggaggagctcaacgcagctctgcagaaggtgGTCCAGGAGCACAAGAAGAAGATGCTGTCCATCGACTGGGAGTGCATCAGCAGGATCCACAGCCTCCGGAGAG CCCGTGAGTCGGTGGTGTGGAGCATGGAGCAAGGGCACCTGCAGGAGAAGTACCAGCTCTTCAAGCAGCAGGTGAAGGAGCAGCACGCGatgcagaggctgcagctccGCAAGCGCCACGAGAAG GAGATGGAGAGGATGAACCGCTTCCACCAGCTCttgctggaggagctgaggaGCCAGCAGGCGCAGGAGCAGGCTCGGCTGCTCAAAAGCCAGCGCTCCACCACCAAAACCCGCCTGGCCCTCTTCAAGGACAACCTGAAGATGCAGGAGGCTCATGGGGGCAAGCAGAGGGAGAAGGCCCAGCAG TTcgtgcagcaggaggagaggtggcagcagctacagcagcagcaggctgagaacctggcagagctggagcagatgCAG AGTGAGAAGATGCATCTCTTGGCCGAGCAGGAGCGGCGGCAGCTGGGGCGGCTGGACCAGGAGCACGCCATGGAGCTCAGTGCgtggaggcagcagctggcagcCCGCATGGAG gtgctggaggaggagctggggaatgcgctgctggagctgcacggtgcccacagcagcaccaagaTCACCCACTGCTACCACCTCCCCTCCtga
- the ARID5A gene encoding AT-rich interactive domain-containing protein 5A isoform X2 — MEDTPAQPRPPQEPTPPRTEASVPRDGSEQEKPMEEATSSGEKEKEEEEAFLISLYKFMKDRHTPIERIPHLGFKQINLWKIYKAVEKLGAYELVTGRRLWKNVYDELGGSPGSTSAATCTRRHYERLVLPYVRHLKGEDDKPLPPSKPRKQYKVSKGTETCEKGKRSKKEKGREQMPPDKAKPEAAAGAEDAERGRVAEGCSSPVVLSPSGGCPDPCRTHSETYKRLFSSFYSKGNHPIMSPLAKKKLLAQVSKAESLHCPKRHCPDGDTGASPKPPATSSHLNEQRSPEPAGAQDTAPGIRSEVGPITSTSHSGKDSQPCPRAEDGGPAPAVFTGCFHAYRSEVLQPGSCPPLWGCFSSLKDFLEPPSSFPPRPKEQEQPQDLRSKAGQPWSGDSQQVATVKGCWVPPSAGFTPMRGKHSREEEEEEAAFGPSVKSQAVSPFIKEGDGRDTGRQQGLAKPKAVVAGPGYAAPLPQAPDAYKGVMLHFPASFGNPLEHLKTQGVPVAPSLSLNPFVIPAFPSPLVATSDLCTGPRHYPASYESSLRHRHYPAATWQSQPPYTPRHVPAFHRHTKL, encoded by the exons ATGGAGGACACCCCAGCGCAGCCCCGACCCCCCCAAGAGCCCACCCCCCCTAGAACG GAGGCTTCGGTCCCCCGGGATGGCTCCGAGCAGGAGAAGCCGATGGAAGAAGCAACAAGCagtggggagaaggagaaggaggaggaggaagcctTCCTCATCAGCCTCTACAAGTTCATGAAGGACCGACATACACCCATCGAGAGGATCCCCCACCTCGGCTTCAAGCAGA TTAACCTCTGGAAGATCTACAAAGCCGTGGAGAAGCTGGGAGCCTACGAGCTG GTGACGGGGCGACGGCTCTGGAAGAACGTCTACGATGAGCTCGGGGGCAGCCCCGGCAGCACCAGCGCTGCCACCTGCACCCGGCGCCACTACGAGAG gCTGGTCCTCCCGTACGTGCGGCATCTCAAGGGGGAGGATGACAAACCTCTGCCCCCCAGCAAGCCCCGCAAGCAGTACAAGGTCTCCAAGGGCACCGAGACGTGCGAGAAGGGCAAGAGGAGCAAGAAGGAGAAGGGCCGGGAGCAG atgCCTCCGGACAAGGCGAAGCCGGAGGCAGCAGCCGGCGCCGAGGATGCGGAACGGGGCCGGGTGGCAgagggatgctccagccccGTGGTCCTGAGCCCCTCGGGGGGGTGTCCTGACCCCTGCAGGACCCACAGCGAAACCTACAAGCGCCTTTTCTCCAGCTTCTACTCCAAAGGCAACCACCCCATCATGTCCCCGCTGGCCAAGAAGAAGCTGCTGGCTCAGGTGAGCAAGGCAGAGTCCTTGCACTGCCCAAAACGCCACTGCCCCGATGGTGACACTGGCGCCAGCCCCAAGCCCCCGGCCACCAGCTCCCACCTCAATGAGCAGAGGAGCCCGGAGCCAGCGGGAGCTCAGGATACAGCTCCCGGCATCAGGAGCGAGGTGGGACCCATCACCAGCACATCGCACAGTGGGAAGGACAGCCAGCCCTGCCCGCGGGCCGAGGACGGGGGCCCGGCGCCCGCTGTCTTCACCGGCTGCTTCCATGCGTACCGCAGCGAGGTGCTGCAGCCCGGCAGCTGCCCCCCGCTCTGGGGGTGTTTCTCCAGCTTGAAGGACTTTTTGGAGccaccttcctccttcccaccgCGACccaaggagcaggagcagccccaaGACCTGCGGAGCAAAGCGGGGCAGCCGTGGAGCGGTGACAGCCAGCAAGTGGCCACGGTCaaggggtgctgggtgccccCCAGCGCTGGCTTCACCCCCATGAGGGGCAAGCACAgccgggaggaggaggaggaggaggcagcctTTGGCCCCAGTGTGAAGTCACAGGCCGTGTCCCCCTTCATCAAGGAGGGTGATGGCAGGGACACGGGGCGCCAGCAAGGGCTGGCCAAGCCCAAGGCCGTGGTGGCCGGCCCTGGCTACGCCGCGCCGCTGCCGCAAGCCCCGGACGCTTACAAGGGAGTGATGCTGCATTTCCCAGCCAGCTTTGGGAACCCGCTGGAGCACCTCAAAACCCAGGGGGTGCCGGTGGCACCATCCCTCTCCCTCAATCCCTTCGTCATTCCCGCTTTTCCCAGCCCATTGGTGGCCACCTCTGACCTGTGCACCGGCCCCAGGCACTACCCGGCGTCCTACGAGAGCTCACTGCGGCACCGGCACTACCCGGCGGCGACGTGGCAAAGCCAACCCCCCTACACCCCCCGGCACGTACCGGCCTTCCACCGCCACACCAAGCTGTAG
- the NCAPH gene encoding condensin complex subunit 2: protein MSTPTPAPRPLGSTGTPVLAECPGNDDERERRQRRRSKATDLHLSSSDSPLGLASPRQAQAGPQWSHSQIADHYSTCIKLSTENKITTKNAFGLHLIDYMADILKQKDSELTNFKVAAGTLDASAKIYSVRVDAIHADTYKVLGGLSKDPAPKNSVDSPGEEDSPAPGTVKRVQAKKKHSFKTIETNLNNINVSEANRRCEIDPMFQKTAASFDECSTAGVFLIGLRTQDCRCELLFDSEIIPLPSSETLTLPNTNPVKVMDLKPLLAQCTEKRPICSSLAGFQFTKWDAESQDESVSALLDKFKKSDQVFDINTEVDSDVEDCAPILPGDDFNSDSPRNTATDKIGEFTENLNSFGTVCQGKGTDTASFGTGDIGTMCYYVSMKPGEYSYFSPRTLLTWAGPEHWRFRPRHKQAESEKETRKRNAKKAFEIDFDEDIDFEVYFRKTKASITLAKSILESQNVKSTTLPTDFNYDPNTILQLYLKPAFKLCRMSQPESLDHEDEIGEYDYNNPNDTSNFCPALQAADSDDDNDPVQFMGPTGEFNLTVHPEVPEAELNRLADITTYGELNLVAEPQKVNKIAIQYAKTAKKMDMKTLKKNMWNLLTDGKGKETAAAEMEDAEKEEDASAVAGEKVFSSITKDLFHRLPSGMAKNLSVPLAFACLLHLANEKNLKLEGTEDLSDVLVKQNN from the exons ATGAGTACCCCAaccccggccccgcggcccctGGGCAGCACCGGCACCCCCGTGCTGGCCGAGTGCCCCGGCAACGATGATGAACGGGAGAGGCGGCAGCGCCGGCGCTCGAAAGCCACCGACCTCCATCTCAGCAGCAGCGACTCGCCGCTGGGCCTCGCCTCCCCCAG GCAGGCGCAGGCAGGCCCGCAGTGGAGCCACAGCCAGATCGCGGATCACTACAGCACCTGCATCAAGCTCTCCACCGAGAAC aaaatcACCACGAAGAATGCCTTTGGCTTACACCTGATAGATTATATGGCAGACATCCTGAAACAGAAGGATTCTGAGCTGACCAACTTCAAG GTAGCAGCAGGCACGCTTGATGCCAGCGCCAAGATTTACTCCGTGCGTGTGGATGCGATTCATGCGGACACGTACAAAGTGCTTGGAGGCTTGAGCAAGGACCCAGCACCCAAAAACTCCGTGGACAGCCCGGGAGAAG aagaCAGTCCAGCTCCTGGGACTGTCAAGAGAGTTCAGGCAAAGAAGAAGCACTCGTTCAAAACCATCGAGACGAACCTGAACAACATCAATGTGTCGGAGGCTAATCGCAGATGCGAG ATTGATCCCATGttccagaaaacagcagcatcgTTCGATGagtgcagcacagctggagtTTTCCTCATTGGGCTGCGTACCCAGGACTGCCGCTGCGAGCTCCTCTTCGACTCAGAGATcatccctctcccttcctcagAGACTCTCACACTGCCAAACACCAACCCTGTGAAAGTGATGGATTTAAAGC CCCTTCTAGCACAGTGCACTGAAAAACGCCCCATCTGCTCTTCACTGGCTGGTTTCCAGTTTACAAAGTGGGATGCTGAATCCCAGGATGAG TCAGTGTCAGCCCTGTTGGATAAATTCAAGAAGAGTGACCAAGTGTTCGATATCAACACAGAGGTCGACAGTGATGTGGAAGACTGTGCTCCCATCCTGCCAGGTGATGACTTCAATTCTGACTCCCCCAGGAATACAGCGACAGACAAGATTGGGGAATTCACAGAAAACCTCAACTCCTTCGGAACAGTCTGCCAGGGGAAGGG AACTGACACAGCTTCTTTTGGAACGGGAGACATTGGGACCATGTGCTATTATGTCTCCATGAAACCAGGGGAATATTCCTACTTCAGTCCCCGGACTCTGTTGACGTGGGCTGGCCCAGAGCACTGGCGCTTCAGACCTCGGCACAAGC aggctgAGTCTGAAAAAGAGACCAGGAAAAGGAATGCAAAGAAAGCGTTCGAAATAGACTTTGATGAAGATATTGACTTTGAGGTGTATTTCCGTAAGACCAAG GCATCTATAACTCTAGCCAAATCCATTCTGGAAAGCCAGAACGTGAAGAGCACCACGCTTCCCACAGACTTCAACTATGACCCTAACACCATTCTCCAGCTGTACCTCAAACCAGCTTTTAAG CTCTGCAGGATGTCTCAGCCAGAAAGCTTGGATCATGAAGACGAGATCGGCGAATACGACTACAACAACCCCAATGACACCTCCAACTTCTGCCCTGCGCTGCAG GCTGCAGACAGTGATGATGACAATGACCCAGTTCAATTCATGGGCCCGACAGGGGAGTTCAACCTTACTGTCCACCCTGAGGTTCCAGAAGCTGAGCTTAACAGGCTTGCCGATATCACAACATACGGAGAGCTGAACCTCGTTGCTGAACCCCAGAAG GTCAACAAGATAGCAATTCAGTATGCAAAGACAGCCAAGAAAATGGACATGAAGACATTGAAGAAGAACATGTGGAACCTCTTGACTgatggaaaggggaaagaaacagcagcagcagag ATGGAGgatgcagagaaagaggaggatGCCTCAGCAGTAGCAGGAGAGAAGGTCTTCAGCAGCATCACAAAGGATCTGTTTCACAG GCTGCCTTCTGGGATGGCTAAAAACCTGTCCGTCCCCTTAGCCTTCGCCTGCCTCTTGCATCTGGCAAATGAGAAG AATCTGAAGCTGGAGGGCACAGAGGACCTGTCTGATGTCTTGgtgaaacaaaacaactga